The following are encoded together in the Deinococcus humi genome:
- a CDS encoding PspC domain-containing protein produces MEKKLIRDMDRKVLGGVVAGLQRTYAPQMDLSLLRVLVAVGSILLLPITPAVIVAYGVLWIVAPRSDRRSLQSLA; encoded by the coding sequence ATGGAAAAGAAGCTGATTCGTGACATGGACAGGAAAGTTCTCGGCGGCGTGGTGGCGGGCCTGCAGCGCACCTATGCCCCACAGATGGACCTCTCGCTGCTGCGGGTGCTGGTGGCGGTGGGCAGCATCCTGCTCCTCCCAATTACCCCCGCCGTGATCGTGGCCTACGGCGTGCTGTGGATCGTCGCGCCACGCTCGGACCGGAGGTCGCTGCAATCCCTGGCCTAA
- a CDS encoding adenylosuccinate synthase, translating to MPGIAILGAQWGDEGKGKITDFLAPQAEFVVRFQGGANAGHTVTAKGQTFKLNLLPSGVLHPGAVSILGDGMVIDAAKFMEERQNLLSAGIDPELRISDRAHLVLPHHKYVDGRKDFVGTTGRGIGPAYADRARRVGLRFGDLADDGVLRERLERLLEAKPNSTRDAGWTSVEVALDALAPTREALLPFVQDTGTQLRQAISEGRNVLFEGAQATLLDLNYGTYPFVTSSHPTVGGILVGAGVNHKALHRVYGVAKAFNTRVGHGPFVTEVLGDEEILRLRGDGSKPWDEYGTTTGRPRRVGWLDLALLKYAVDVNGLDGLVINKMDILAGLDRIPVCVAYDADGQPVYKNMPGWATTDGADSRDTLPREAQAYLDLIEETVNCPVVIFSCGPAREQTYGAVSWN from the coding sequence ATGCCTGGAATTGCAATTTTAGGGGCGCAGTGGGGCGACGAGGGCAAGGGGAAGATCACGGATTTCCTGGCCCCGCAGGCGGAATTCGTGGTGCGTTTTCAGGGCGGCGCGAACGCCGGGCATACGGTGACGGCCAAAGGGCAGACCTTCAAGCTCAACCTGCTGCCCAGCGGCGTGCTGCATCCCGGCGCGGTCAGCATCCTGGGTGACGGCATGGTCATCGACGCGGCCAAGTTCATGGAAGAACGCCAGAACCTCTTGAGCGCGGGCATTGACCCGGAACTGCGGATCAGCGACCGCGCGCACCTGGTTTTGCCACACCACAAGTACGTGGATGGGCGCAAGGATTTCGTGGGGACCACCGGGCGTGGGATCGGCCCGGCCTACGCGGACCGCGCCCGCCGTGTGGGCCTGCGCTTCGGAGATCTGGCCGATGATGGGGTACTGCGTGAGCGTCTGGAACGGCTGCTAGAGGCCAAACCCAACAGCACCCGTGACGCGGGATGGACCAGTGTGGAGGTGGCGCTGGATGCCCTGGCGCCCACCCGCGAGGCGTTGCTGCCCTTCGTGCAGGATACCGGGACACAACTCCGGCAGGCCATCAGCGAGGGCCGCAACGTGCTGTTCGAGGGCGCGCAGGCCACGCTGCTGGACCTGAATTACGGCACCTACCCCTTCGTGACCAGCTCGCACCCCACCGTGGGCGGCATTCTGGTGGGTGCGGGTGTCAATCACAAGGCGCTCCACCGGGTCTACGGCGTGGCCAAAGCCTTCAACACCCGCGTCGGCCACGGCCCCTTCGTCACGGAAGTGCTGGGGGACGAGGAAATCCTGCGCCTGCGTGGTGACGGGAGCAAGCCCTGGGACGAGTACGGCACCACCACCGGGCGTCCTCGCCGTGTGGGCTGGCTGGACCTGGCCCTGCTGAAGTATGCGGTGGACGTGAATGGCCTGGACGGTCTGGTCATCAATAAGATGGATATTCTGGCAGGTCTGGACCGCATTCCAGTGTGCGTGGCCTACGACGCGGACGGCCAACCGGTCTACAAGAACATGCCCGGCTGGGCCACCACCGATGGCGCCGATAGCCGCGATACCCTGCCCAGGGAGGCCCAGGCGTACCTGGACCTGATCGAGGAAACCGTGAATTGCCCAGTGGTAATTTTCTCGTGCGGTCCGGCCCGCGAACAGACCTACGGTGCGGTGAGCTGGAACTGA
- a CDS encoding hydroxyacid-oxoacid transhydrogenase, whose translation MNDERERIFTVEATPVKFGPGAALETGWELRRLGARRVFFVVDPEVLRLGLAEAVLNSARDEGIETTVYSDVETEPTLACFERAVAAAREAGADAFAALGGGSAIDLAKVANLVVSDGGGIMEYVNVPVGGGRQPGAALRPLLAIPTTPGSGSEATTVAILDLPELRIKTGISHRRLRPTQAVVDPELTRSAPPAVIASAGLDVVCHAAESFLSRPYTSRTRPTTPGERPPYQGSNPVADLWSAQAIRNGGQFLRRAVKDADDPEARGAMMLSATMAGVGFGSAGVHIPHACAYPIAGLKHDYRHPGYPGQKHFVPHGFSVIVTAPAAFRFTFDSDPARHIQAASMLTGQHYATDDRNALPDALLTLMRDVGSPLSVREFGYDDSDIPALVDGAIKQQRLLNVAPRTPTADDLAQIFTESMA comes from the coding sequence ATGAACGACGAGCGGGAAAGGATTTTTACCGTCGAAGCCACGCCGGTCAAGTTCGGGCCGGGCGCGGCGCTGGAAACGGGCTGGGAGCTGCGGCGGCTGGGCGCACGGCGGGTCTTTTTTGTGGTGGACCCCGAAGTGCTGAGGCTGGGGCTGGCCGAGGCTGTGCTGAACAGTGCCCGGGATGAGGGGATCGAGACCACGGTGTATTCGGACGTGGAGACCGAGCCGACGCTGGCCTGCTTCGAGCGGGCGGTGGCAGCGGCGCGCGAGGCGGGGGCCGACGCTTTCGCTGCACTTGGAGGCGGCAGCGCCATCGACCTTGCCAAGGTGGCAAATCTGGTGGTCTCTGACGGCGGCGGGATCATGGAGTACGTGAATGTGCCGGTGGGCGGGGGGCGTCAGCCTGGCGCAGCGCTGCGCCCCCTTCTTGCCATCCCCACCACGCCCGGCAGCGGCTCCGAGGCCACCACCGTCGCGATCCTCGATCTGCCGGAGTTGCGAATCAAGACGGGCATCAGCCACCGTCGCCTGCGCCCCACACAAGCTGTGGTTGACCCGGAGCTGACCCGCAGCGCGCCCCCCGCCGTGATCGCCTCGGCAGGACTGGACGTCGTGTGCCACGCTGCCGAGAGCTTCCTGAGCCGCCCCTACACCAGCCGCACGCGTCCCACCACGCCAGGCGAACGTCCGCCGTACCAGGGCAGCAACCCGGTGGCCGATCTATGGTCCGCGCAGGCCATCCGCAACGGTGGGCAGTTTCTGCGCCGCGCCGTCAAGGATGCGGACGACCCTGAGGCCAGAGGAGCCATGATGCTCTCGGCGACCATGGCGGGTGTGGGCTTCGGCTCGGCGGGCGTGCACATTCCCCACGCCTGCGCCTATCCGATTGCGGGCCTGAAGCACGACTACCGTCACCCCGGTTATCCCGGCCAGAAACATTTCGTCCCGCATGGCTTCAGCGTGATCGTCACCGCGCCCGCCGCCTTCCGCTTTACCTTCGACAGCGATCCAGCGCGGCACATTCAGGCGGCCTCCATGCTGACCGGGCAACACTACGCCACAGATGACCGGAACGCCCTGCCAGACGCACTCCTGACCCTGATGCGCGATGTGGGCTCCCCGCTCAGCGTACGTGAATTCGGCTACGACGACTCTGACATTCCCGCACTGGTGGACGGGGCCATAAAGCAACAGCGCCTGCTGAACGTCGCCCCGCGCACGCCCACAGCGGACGATCTGGCGCAGATCTTCACGGAGTCCATGGCTTAA
- a CDS encoding HAD family hydrolase, giving the protein MKEGTVSWPWRPAGVLFDMDGVLTANNAFHRQAWQEVAAEVLGLSLTEHDLDTKVDGGRNPEIIERLTGQAPDAELISRFHEAKEGRYRDLALGQLREVAGLSTYLDVLEGRGIPYSLVTSADRVNVEFGMAALGLGERFGQRVLGEDVTRGKPHPEPFLLGAQRLGLKAADCLAHEDAVNGVRSAAGAGCRVVALTTTASEGALLAAGAKLAVPDFTGWATWLS; this is encoded by the coding sequence ATGAAAGAGGGCACAGTGAGCTGGCCGTGGCGTCCGGCGGGCGTGCTGTTCGATATGGACGGCGTGCTGACTGCCAACAACGCCTTTCACCGCCAGGCCTGGCAGGAGGTGGCCGCCGAGGTGCTGGGCCTGAGTCTGACCGAGCATGATCTGGACACCAAGGTGGACGGCGGGCGCAACCCGGAAATCATCGAGCGCCTGACCGGCCAGGCCCCGGACGCCGAGCTGATCTCCCGCTTTCATGAGGCCAAGGAGGGCCGTTACCGCGATCTGGCCCTGGGCCAGTTGCGCGAGGTCGCGGGCCTCAGTACCTACCTGGACGTGCTGGAAGGCCGTGGCATTCCCTACAGCCTGGTCACCAGTGCTGACCGCGTGAACGTGGAGTTCGGGATGGCGGCGCTGGGCCTGGGCGAACGCTTCGGTCAGCGTGTGCTGGGCGAGGATGTCACGCGCGGCAAACCTCACCCGGAACCCTTCCTGCTGGGCGCACAGCGGCTGGGGCTGAAGGCCGCCGATTGCCTGGCCCACGAGGACGCTGTGAATGGGGTCAGGAGCGCTGCCGGGGCGGGTTGCCGTGTCGTGGCCCTGACCACCACCGCCTCCGAAGGGGCGTTGCTGGCGGCTGGGGCTAAGTTGGCGGTGCCGGACTTCACGGGCTGGGCCACGTGGCTGAGTTAG
- a CDS encoding M20 family metallopeptidase, with product MSSPADHPELKAMLTDLRTLVTIESPSTDLAAISRVMDVVEGWARDLGAETHALPGGTRLFNFGTGHGEKPVLVLTHADTVWPHGTLQTMPWREEEDRLYGPGTYDMKGGIVGLFHALRSLNRNWPAGGIQVLLSPDEETGSASSRAHIEAAARQARAVLVVEPPVADNHHLKTGRKGTGHFSLHFQGVASHAGNKPQEGASAITAAAKAVLDVQALARPEIGTTVSVGLIRGGSAVNVVPAECVLDIDLRVSTLAEAERVTAAVQTLTPDDPRVKLTVGGGLNRPPFEQGEATMRLFEQAQAIAQELGFTLGHEVVGGGSDGNFTAPLSPTLDGLGAPGDGAHASHEHIRLDRWPDHVRLLTRLLKEV from the coding sequence ATGTCATCTCCAGCCGATCACCCGGAACTGAAAGCCATGCTGACCGATCTGCGGACCCTGGTCACGATTGAATCGCCGTCCACCGATCTGGCGGCCATCTCGCGCGTCATGGACGTGGTAGAGGGCTGGGCGCGCGATCTGGGCGCAGAAACCCACGCGCTGCCGGGCGGCACCCGGCTGTTCAATTTCGGGACCGGGCACGGCGAGAAGCCGGTTCTGGTGCTGACGCACGCCGATACCGTATGGCCGCACGGCACCCTGCAGACGATGCCCTGGCGCGAGGAGGAGGACCGGCTGTACGGCCCTGGCACCTACGATATGAAAGGGGGCATCGTGGGCCTGTTCCATGCCCTGCGGAGCCTGAACCGTAACTGGCCTGCGGGTGGCATTCAGGTGCTGCTCTCACCAGATGAGGAAACGGGCAGCGCCAGCAGCCGCGCGCACATTGAGGCCGCCGCACGGCAGGCCCGCGCCGTGCTGGTGGTGGAGCCCCCCGTGGCCGACAATCACCACCTCAAGACCGGGCGCAAGGGCACCGGGCATTTTTCCCTGCACTTTCAGGGCGTTGCCAGCCACGCTGGGAACAAGCCGCAGGAAGGAGCCAGCGCGATCACGGCAGCGGCAAAGGCCGTGCTGGACGTGCAGGCGCTGGCCCGGCCAGAGATCGGTACCACCGTCAGTGTGGGGCTGATCCGGGGAGGCAGCGCCGTCAATGTGGTGCCTGCCGAGTGTGTGCTGGATATTGACCTGCGCGTGTCCACCCTGGCCGAGGCCGAGCGCGTCACCGCCGCCGTGCAGACCCTGACCCCGGACGATCCGCGCGTCAAGTTGACCGTCGGGGGCGGCCTGAACCGGCCTCCCTTCGAGCAGGGCGAGGCGACCATGCGTCTGTTCGAGCAGGCACAGGCTATTGCGCAGGAGCTGGGCTTCACGCTAGGCCACGAAGTCGTGGGCGGTGGCAGCGACGGCAATTTCACCGCGCCGCTCTCGCCCACCCTGGACGGTCTGGGCGCCCCAGGCGACGGCGCACATGCCAGTCACGAACATATCCGTCTGGACCGCTGGCCAGACCATGTGCGCCTGCTGACCCGCCTGCTCAAGGAGGTCTGA
- a CDS encoding putative dsRNA-binding protein — translation MNAKGELIARLLNQGQGTPIFETESHGPPHERTFRVQVIASGQVLGVGGEGRSKKDAERLAAEAALRALDGVSNAELPEDQVGVPLRWPIYSGVLEAALEAALDLAPEDATLDEVRADAARLYRDLLGELGHGPEDGQ, via the coding sequence ATGAATGCCAAGGGTGAACTGATCGCGCGCCTGCTCAATCAGGGGCAGGGGACACCGATCTTCGAGACCGAGTCGCACGGTCCCCCGCACGAGCGCACCTTCCGCGTGCAGGTGATCGCCAGCGGGCAGGTGCTGGGGGTGGGCGGCGAGGGGCGCAGCAAGAAAGACGCCGAGCGGCTGGCGGCCGAGGCGGCCCTGCGTGCGCTGGACGGCGTCAGCAACGCGGAGCTGCCGGAAGACCAGGTGGGCGTCCCTCTCCGCTGGCCGATCTACTCCGGCGTGCTGGAAGCCGCGCTGGAAGCGGCCCTAGACCTCGCGCCCGAGGACGCCACCCTGGACGAGGTGCGGGCCGACGCTGCCCGGCTGTACCGCGACCTGCTGGGTGAACTGGGCCATGGTCCGGAAGACGGCCAATGA
- a CDS encoding intradiol ring-cleavage dioxygenase → MTQRHLTAYPADDHDHHDDLNNLGLQADAGMLLRPPLDRRRVLGLGLLGGIGLLMGGGAVARGTGIAVAGSKGSGACPAAIPGETAGPYPADGSAASGQSLNVLTRSGIVRRDLRTSLGTGHVATGVPLTLNLKLVNVNASCAALPGYAVYVWHCTDDGEYSMYSRNIVAEDYLRGVQTARADGTVTFQTVFPGCYPGRWPHIHFEVYPTLASATSAANRIQTSQLALPQAACAAVYATAPYAASGGNLSRITLSSDNVFSDGVGSQMPTMSGSARAGYTANLTVGLAR, encoded by the coding sequence ATGACACAGCGCCACCTGACCGCCTATCCCGCCGACGATCATGACCACCACGATGACCTGAACAATCTGGGACTGCAGGCCGACGCCGGCATGTTGCTGCGGCCCCCACTGGACCGTCGCAGGGTGCTGGGCCTGGGCCTGCTGGGCGGGATCGGCCTGCTGATGGGCGGCGGCGCGGTGGCCCGTGGGACGGGTATCGCGGTTGCGGGCAGCAAAGGGAGCGGTGCCTGCCCCGCCGCCATTCCGGGCGAAACCGCCGGACCCTATCCGGCCGACGGCTCGGCTGCCTCGGGCCAGTCGCTGAACGTGCTGACCCGTTCAGGCATCGTCCGGCGTGACCTGCGGACCAGCCTGGGCACGGGTCATGTGGCCACGGGCGTCCCGCTGACGCTGAACCTGAAGCTGGTGAACGTCAATGCCAGCTGCGCCGCGCTGCCGGGCTACGCGGTGTACGTGTGGCACTGTACGGACGACGGTGAGTACTCGATGTACTCGCGCAACATCGTGGCTGAGGACTATCTGCGCGGCGTCCAGACGGCGCGGGCAGATGGCACGGTGACCTTCCAGACCGTCTTTCCAGGCTGTTATCCGGGCCGCTGGCCACACATTCATTTCGAGGTCTATCCCACCCTGGCCTCGGCCACCAGCGCCGCCAACCGGATTCAGACCTCGCAGCTGGCGCTGCCGCAGGCCGCCTGTGCCGCGGTCTACGCCACCGCCCCATATGCCGCCAGCGGGGGCAACCTGTCGCGCATCACCCTGAGCAGCGACAACGTATTCAGCGATGGTGTCGGCAGCCAGATGCCGACCATGAGCGGCAGCGCAAGGGCCGGCTACACCGCCAACCTGACGGTGGGCCTGGCCCGCTGA
- a CDS encoding S9 family peptidase translates to MSNSLPGPDSLLALAFPSDPQVSPDGQSVAFVLARVDEEDPQKPDKDFARPRYKAHLWFSNGGQPRQLTHGEGRDSSPRWSPDGGTLAFVRGSHGRAGQLHLLPMAGGGGEARRVTEFKGAVQDVQFSPDGRYLSFFSGGADEDKRDERGEARVITRPRYRFNGRDWLPERPARLWRYDLQTEELTEWLAPTTEIGGYAWQPDSGGVLFMSSTDELKATQGQQEVFRLSLGGQPEQLTQWNSAISTLIPHPDGQRFVLVGRPEGKGSPENSHLFLVETDGSWRQLDKGHDHGVGNMVGGDCHVGALPEKPVWLDDQTLLFSSTVRGSCGLFRVTLDGEVTPNDHHPQTVIPSFTARGGGVALIREQADRFPEVELNGTQVTKLHDRLTFPVRTPERVTFQNELGEGEGWALLPEGEEKVPALLSIHGGPHTDYGHAFMHEFQLFAARGYGVCYSNPRGSAGYGQAWVDDIHGRWGGPDMDDLLNFFDRCLETHSRLDGKRSAVMGGSYGGFMTNWITGHTTRFQAAITDRSICNLLSFGGTSDIGLRFWDDELGLNFHRRADAMKLWDMSPLQYVEDVKTPTLIVHSVLDHRCPIEQAEQWYAALTLHGVPVRFVRFPEENHELSRAGRPDRRIKRLEEYLGWLEEWL, encoded by the coding sequence ATGTCCAATTCACTGCCCGGCCCCGACAGTCTGCTCGCCCTGGCCTTTCCCTCCGATCCACAGGTCAGCCCTGACGGTCAGAGCGTTGCGTTCGTGCTGGCCCGGGTGGACGAGGAAGACCCGCAGAAGCCTGACAAAGACTTCGCCAGGCCGCGTTACAAGGCCCATCTGTGGTTCAGTAATGGTGGCCAGCCACGACAGCTCACGCATGGTGAGGGCCGTGACAGCTCGCCGCGCTGGTCGCCCGACGGCGGGACGCTGGCCTTCGTGCGGGGCAGCCATGGGCGGGCAGGACAGCTCCACCTTCTGCCCATGGCTGGGGGCGGGGGCGAGGCCCGGCGCGTGACTGAGTTTAAGGGCGCCGTGCAGGACGTGCAGTTCAGCCCCGATGGGCGCTACCTGTCCTTCTTCAGTGGGGGCGCCGACGAGGACAAGCGCGACGAGCGCGGCGAGGCCCGCGTGATCACCCGCCCGCGTTACCGTTTCAACGGGCGTGACTGGCTGCCCGAACGCCCGGCCAGGTTGTGGCGCTACGACCTGCAAACCGAGGAGCTGACCGAATGGCTCGCCCCCACAACCGAGATTGGCGGCTACGCCTGGCAGCCGGATTCAGGCGGTGTGCTGTTCATGTCCAGCACGGACGAACTGAAAGCCACCCAGGGCCAGCAGGAGGTCTTCCGCCTGTCGTTGGGCGGTCAGCCCGAGCAGCTCACGCAATGGAATTCAGCCATCAGCACATTGATTCCGCATCCGGATGGGCAGCGCTTTGTTCTGGTGGGGCGACCGGAAGGAAAGGGAAGTCCGGAAAACAGTCATCTGTTTCTGGTGGAGACCGACGGTTCCTGGCGGCAACTGGACAAGGGTCACGATCACGGCGTCGGCAATATGGTGGGTGGCGACTGCCACGTGGGAGCGCTCCCCGAAAAGCCGGTTTGGCTGGATGACCAGACCCTGCTGTTTTCCAGCACCGTGCGCGGCAGTTGCGGCCTGTTCCGCGTGACCCTGGACGGCGAGGTCACGCCCAACGATCACCACCCGCAGACGGTGATCCCCTCCTTCACGGCGCGGGGCGGCGGCGTGGCGCTGATCCGCGAGCAGGCTGACCGTTTCCCTGAGGTGGAGCTCAACGGCACCCAGGTGACGAAGCTGCATGACCGTCTGACCTTCCCCGTCCGGACCCCCGAGCGTGTGACCTTCCAGAATGAATTGGGCGAGGGCGAGGGCTGGGCGCTGCTGCCAGAGGGTGAGGAGAAGGTTCCAGCCCTGCTCAGCATCCACGGCGGCCCGCACACCGATTACGGCCACGCCTTCATGCACGAGTTCCAGCTGTTCGCGGCGCGCGGCTACGGGGTGTGCTACAGCAATCCACGTGGCAGTGCCGGCTACGGGCAGGCCTGGGTGGACGACATCCACGGGCGCTGGGGCGGCCCCGACATGGACGATCTGTTGAATTTCTTTGACCGCTGCCTGGAGACGCATTCGCGGCTCGACGGGAAGCGGAGCGCCGTGATGGGCGGCAGCTACGGCGGCTTCATGACCAACTGGATCACGGGCCACACCACCCGTTTCCAGGCAGCCATCACGGACCGCAGCATCTGCAATCTGCTCAGTTTTGGCGGCACCTCTGATATCGGGCTGCGCTTCTGGGACGATGAACTGGGCCTGAACTTCCACCGCCGCGCCGACGCCATGAAGCTGTGGGACATGAGCCCACTGCAGTACGTCGAGGACGTGAAAACGCCCACGCTGATCGTGCACAGTGTGCTGGATCACCGCTGCCCCATCGAACAGGCCGAGCAGTGGTATGCCGCCCTGACTTTGCACGGTGTTCCGGTGCGGTTCGTGCGCTTCCCCGAGGAAAACCACGAACTGTCACGCGCGGGCCGCCCGGATCGTCGTATCAAGCGGCTGGAGGAGTACCTGGGCTGGTTGGAGGAGTGGCTCTGA
- a CDS encoding secondary thiamine-phosphate synthase enzyme YjbQ, with amino-acid sequence MWLQRDLTLKPHPRGFHLITLEVMTALPEIAGMRVGLLQVFIQHTSASLTVSENASPDVRRDFERYFNHAVPDGWTGFEHTLEGDDDMAAHIKASVLGASLSLPVRDGRLALGTWQGIYLCEHRDHGGSRRLLLTLMGEGR; translated from the coding sequence ATGTGGCTGCAGCGTGACCTGACCCTCAAGCCTCATCCGCGCGGCTTTCACCTGATCACGCTGGAGGTGATGACGGCGCTGCCCGAAATTGCCGGGATGCGGGTGGGGCTGCTCCAGGTGTTCATCCAGCACACCTCCGCCAGTCTGACGGTCAGCGAGAATGCCAGCCCCGACGTGCGGCGCGATTTCGAGCGCTATTTCAACCACGCCGTCCCCGACGGCTGGACTGGGTTTGAACACACCCTGGAGGGTGATGACGACATGGCCGCGCACATCAAGGCGAGTGTGCTGGGTGCCAGCTTGAGTCTGCCTGTGCGGGATGGTCGGTTGGCCCTGGGGACATGGCAGGGCATCTACCTGTGCGAGCATCGCGATCACGGCGGGTCGCGGCGGCTGCTCCTGACGTTGATGGGAGAAGGGAGGTGA
- a CDS encoding YraN family protein, with protein sequence MKGADAEDRAAAHLLGLGREVLARNYRIPGGEIDIVSREAAAGTGGTLVFTEVRQRRQTRYGSAAESVTPRKLALMERAALEYLTRELGRDDLPCRLEVLTIDGAAATGEIRLLNVEG encoded by the coding sequence GTGAAAGGGGCGGACGCCGAGGACCGCGCCGCCGCCCACCTGCTGGGGCTGGGCCGCGAGGTGCTGGCGCGCAATTACCGTATTCCGGGGGGCGAGATCGACATCGTTTCGCGTGAGGCTGCCGCTGGAACGGGCGGCACGCTGGTCTTCACCGAGGTTCGCCAGCGTCGCCAGACCCGCTACGGCAGCGCCGCCGAGAGCGTCACGCCGCGCAAACTGGCACTGATGGAGCGGGCCGCGCTGGAATATCTGACCCGCGAGCTGGGCCGCGACGATCTGCCCTGCCGTCTGGAGGTGCTGACCATCGACGGTGCGGCGGCCACAGGGGAGATCCGGCTGCTGAACGTGGAGGGGTAA
- the fumC gene encoding class II fumarate hydratase: MTQTRKESDTMGTLDVAADRYWGAQTERSIHNFPIGRDTFVWGRPIIRALGILKKGAAQANAELGELPQDIADLIVQAADEVIAGKLDDHFPLVVFQTGSGTQSNMNSNEVISNRAIEIAGGEMGTKQPVHPNDHVNRGQSSNDTFPTAMHIAVVLELNERLYGDVGKLRDTLHAKAQEFADIVKVGRTHLQDATPITLGQEIGGWVAQLDYALAEVRHAGEGLLDLAIGGTAVGTGLNAHPDFGDLAAKKYEAETGFAFRSAENKFAALSAHDALVQTSAALRTLAGALMKMANDVRWLASGPRNGIGEITIPENEPGSSIMPGKVNPTQSEALTMVATRVFGNDATVAFAGSQGNFQLNVFKPVMVHAVLESIRLISDACLAFNDHCAAGIQPNLDRIRQNLDINLMQVTALNKHIGYDKAAAIAKKAHKDGSSLKQAALDLGYVTASEFDEWVVPMEMTRN, from the coding sequence ATGACCCAAACCCGCAAGGAATCCGACACGATGGGCACGCTGGACGTGGCCGCAGACCGCTACTGGGGCGCACAGACCGAGCGCAGCATTCACAATTTCCCGATTGGCCGCGACACCTTCGTCTGGGGACGCCCGATCATCCGGGCGCTAGGCATCCTCAAGAAGGGGGCGGCGCAGGCCAACGCCGAACTGGGCGAATTGCCCCAGGATATCGCTGACCTGATCGTGCAGGCCGCCGATGAGGTGATCGCCGGGAAACTGGACGATCACTTTCCGCTGGTGGTTTTTCAGACTGGATCGGGCACCCAGAGCAACATGAATTCCAATGAGGTCATCTCCAACCGGGCCATCGAGATTGCAGGCGGCGAGATGGGCACCAAACAGCCGGTGCATCCCAACGATCACGTCAACCGGGGCCAGAGCAGCAACGACACTTTCCCCACCGCCATGCACATCGCTGTGGTGCTGGAGTTGAACGAGCGCCTTTACGGCGACGTGGGCAAGCTACGCGACACGCTGCACGCCAAGGCCCAGGAATTTGCAGACATCGTGAAGGTGGGCCGCACGCACCTGCAGGACGCCACCCCCATCACGCTGGGCCAGGAAATCGGCGGCTGGGTGGCGCAACTGGACTACGCGCTGGCCGAGGTGCGGCACGCCGGGGAAGGCCTGCTAGATCTGGCCATCGGTGGTACGGCAGTGGGGACGGGCCTGAATGCACACCCTGATTTTGGTGATCTGGCCGCAAAGAAGTACGAAGCCGAAACGGGCTTTGCCTTCCGCAGCGCAGAGAACAAGTTCGCCGCCCTGAGCGCCCACGACGCCCTGGTGCAGACCTCCGCCGCGCTGCGAACGCTGGCAGGCGCACTGATGAAGATGGCGAACGACGTCCGCTGGCTGGCGTCCGGACCGCGGAACGGCATCGGCGAGATCACCATTCCCGAGAATGAACCAGGGTCCAGCATCATGCCGGGCAAGGTCAACCCCACCCAGTCTGAAGCACTGACAATGGTGGCGACGCGCGTGTTCGGTAACGATGCCACTGTGGCCTTCGCCGGATCACAGGGCAATTTTCAGCTCAACGTTTTCAAGCCGGTTATGGTTCACGCCGTGCTAGAGAGCATCCGCCTGATCAGCGATGCTTGCCTGGCCTTCAATGACCACTGTGCAGCAGGCATCCAGCCGAACCTGGACAGGATCAGGCAAAACCTGGACATCAACCTGATGCAGGTCACCGCCCTGAACAAGCACATCGGCTATGACAAGGCAGCGGCCATTGCCAAAAAAGCGCACAAGGATGGAAGCAGCCTCAAGCAAGCAGCATTGGACCTGGGCTACGTGACGGCTTCGGAATTCGACGAATGGGTGGTGCCGATGGAGATGACCCGGAACTGA